A stretch of Bifidobacterium sp. ESL0704 DNA encodes these proteins:
- a CDS encoding LCP family protein encodes MVKQSGGYDAQGNPPSFIPSGVRKRPDTGRVPVPSTPQTPPAFSPIKPRKRTASRQSVPEQARPAQSQTRAPRQSTGSSRLASPARSSAALDSGRGYGDAAIAMQRPTRAQPSVFNAAMAKPHKKHHWIPTVVLVILLIIILALFGCFNWADSQLDKGDWLTAKADTNGTSWLVLGSDERDETGVGGSADDTPGFRTDTILVLTKPTHGSASLVSIPRDSLVKVDGTSMKINAVAETQSKKTLTGEVEDITGQKIDHVAEIKFNGLTKVVDALGGINLCYERTVNDWRSGLNWQAGCHTADGATALAFSRMRYSDSKGDFGRAERQRQVIGAIMSKTSSGDTMKSPAKAQKVAKAALSSIEVDKKTNPLTLLKMATAFKAATGKQGISGSVYWTDPNHYVRGVGSTVLLDDTKNLELFEQLSSGSHAPGTVGTLAGAISQ; translated from the coding sequence ATGGTCAAGCAGTCAGGTGGATACGACGCTCAGGGCAACCCGCCCAGCTTCATACCGTCCGGCGTTCGCAAGCGTCCGGACACCGGACGTGTCCCCGTCCCCTCCACCCCACAGACTCCCCCCGCCTTCTCCCCTATCAAGCCACGGAAAAGGACAGCCTCCCGCCAATCAGTCCCGGAACAGGCCCGGCCGGCCCAGTCCCAGACACGGGCACCTCGTCAAAGTACCGGCTCCTCACGCCTCGCTTCTCCGGCGCGTTCTTCGGCTGCACTCGATTCCGGGCGCGGATACGGCGATGCCGCAATAGCGATGCAACGACCGACCCGCGCACAGCCTTCAGTCTTTAATGCCGCAATGGCCAAGCCTCATAAAAAACACCATTGGATACCCACCGTTGTGCTGGTTATCCTGCTCATTATCATTTTGGCGCTCTTCGGCTGCTTCAATTGGGCCGATTCACAGCTCGACAAAGGCGACTGGCTGACCGCCAAGGCCGATACCAACGGCACCTCGTGGCTGGTGCTCGGCTCCGATGAGCGCGACGAAACGGGAGTGGGCGGAAGCGCCGATGACACACCGGGTTTCCGCACCGACACCATACTCGTACTCACCAAGCCAACGCATGGCAGCGCCTCGCTGGTTTCGATTCCGCGTGATTCACTGGTCAAGGTCGACGGCACCAGCATGAAAATCAATGCCGTGGCCGAGACACAGAGCAAGAAGACGCTCACCGGTGAGGTCGAAGACATCACCGGACAGAAAATCGACCATGTCGCCGAAATCAAGTTCAACGGTCTGACCAAGGTGGTTGACGCCCTGGGAGGAATCAACCTCTGCTACGAGCGCACAGTCAACGACTGGCGTTCCGGGCTCAACTGGCAGGCAGGCTGCCACACTGCGGACGGTGCCACGGCACTGGCTTTCTCCCGCATGCGCTATTCCGATTCCAAGGGCGATTTCGGCCGCGCAGAGCGGCAACGTCAGGTCATCGGCGCGATTATGAGCAAAACCTCGTCCGGCGACACCATGAAAAGCCCGGCCAAGGCGCAGAAAGTGGCCAAAGCCGCCCTCTCCTCCATCGAAGTTGACAAGAAGACCAATCCGCTTACGCTCCTGAAGATGGCCACGGCGTTCAAGGCGGCCACCGGCAAACAGGGAATCTCCGGCTCGGTCTATTGGACCGACCCCAACCACTACGTGCGGGGTGTAGGCTCCACGGTCCTGCTGGACGATACGAAGAATCTCGAATTGTTCGAACAGCTTTCCTCCGGTTCGCACGCACCTGGGACAGTGGGGACTTTGGCCGGTGCGATTTCGCAATAA